A genomic window from Nocardioides jiangxiensis includes:
- a CDS encoding gluconokinase, with amino-acid sequence MTAQQPARPLVVVMGVSGSGKTTVGAALSQRLRVPFADADDFHPAANIVKMASGHALDDRDRWPWLEKIGAWLHEHELDGGVMTCSALKRRYRDQLRHHAHRVEFVHLHGTREVIAARQAGRPGHFMPSSLLTSQFATLEALAPDEHGLVLDVAQPVDVLVQQYVDAHRVLDASPSQKENR; translated from the coding sequence ATGACAGCCCAGCAGCCCGCCCGGCCGCTCGTCGTGGTCATGGGCGTGTCCGGGTCCGGGAAGACGACGGTCGGCGCGGCGTTGAGCCAGCGACTGCGGGTGCCGTTCGCCGACGCCGACGACTTCCACCCGGCGGCCAACATCGTGAAGATGGCGTCGGGGCACGCCCTCGACGACCGCGACCGGTGGCCCTGGCTGGAGAAGATCGGCGCCTGGCTGCACGAGCACGAGCTCGACGGCGGCGTGATGACGTGCTCCGCCCTCAAGCGTCGTTACCGCGACCAGCTGCGCCACCACGCCCACCGTGTCGAGTTCGTCCACCTGCACGGCACCCGCGAGGTCATCGCGGCCCGGCAGGCCGGCCGTCCCGGCCACTTCATGCCGTCCTCCCTGCTCACGTCGCAGTTCGCGACCCTCGAGGCCCTCGCTCCGGACGAGCACGGCCTCGTCCTCGACGTCGCCCAGCCGGTCGACGTCCTCGTCCAGCAGTACGTCGACGCCCACCGCGTCCTCGACGCGTCGCCCTCACAGAAGGAGAACCGATGA
- the thrC gene encoding threonine synthase yields the protein MAHQWKGVIEEYRELLDIPQDTPAVTLREGGTPLVHSDWLSGLTGGEVWLKVEGNNPTGSFKDRGMTVALSVAVHQGAKAVVCASTGNTSAAMAAYAAKAGVTPIVLVPEGKIAAGKMAQAVLHGSVVIQVRGNFDDCLRMARGMAEKYPVALVNSVNPHRLEGQKTAAFEIVDFLGDAPDYHLLPVGNAGNISAYWLGYTQYEAAGKATKRPVMRGFQAAGAAPLVLGAPVDEPETLATAIRIGNPASWDLAMNAAKESEGRFASRTDEQILAAQRALAANDGVFVEPASAAGVAGLLGELEAGESYAGKTVVITVTGHGLKDTATALAGFGDVVDTVIDADVDAAASAAGLV from the coding sequence ATGGCGCACCAGTGGAAGGGCGTGATCGAGGAGTACCGCGAGCTCCTCGACATCCCGCAGGACACCCCGGCGGTGACCCTCCGCGAGGGCGGTACGCCGCTCGTCCACTCCGACTGGCTCTCCGGTCTCACCGGTGGTGAGGTCTGGCTGAAGGTCGAGGGCAACAACCCGACGGGCTCGTTCAAGGACCGCGGCATGACCGTGGCGCTCTCGGTCGCCGTGCACCAGGGCGCCAAGGCCGTCGTGTGCGCCTCCACGGGCAACACCTCGGCCGCCATGGCCGCGTACGCCGCCAAGGCCGGCGTGACGCCGATCGTGCTCGTGCCCGAGGGCAAGATCGCGGCGGGCAAGATGGCCCAGGCCGTCCTCCACGGCTCGGTGGTGATCCAGGTCCGCGGCAACTTCGACGACTGCCTGCGCATGGCGCGCGGCATGGCGGAGAAGTACCCCGTCGCACTGGTCAACTCGGTCAACCCGCACCGGCTCGAGGGCCAGAAGACCGCGGCGTTCGAGATCGTCGACTTCCTCGGTGACGCCCCGGACTACCACCTGCTTCCGGTCGGCAACGCCGGCAACATCTCGGCCTACTGGCTCGGCTACACGCAGTACGAGGCGGCCGGCAAGGCGACGAAGCGTCCTGTCATGCGCGGCTTCCAGGCTGCCGGGGCGGCTCCGCTGGTGTTGGGAGCGCCGGTCGACGAGCCGGAGACGCTGGCCACCGCCATCCGCATCGGCAACCCCGCCTCCTGGGATCTCGCGATGAACGCAGCCAAGGAGTCCGAGGGCCGCTTCGCCTCGCGCACCGACGAGCAGATCCTCGCGGCGCAGCGCGCTCTCGCCGCCAACGACGGCGTCTTCGTCGAGCCTGCCTCGGCCGCTGGTGTCGCCGGCCTGCTCGGTGAGCTCGAGGCGGGGGAGTCCTACGCCGGCAAGACGGTCGTCATCACGGTGACCGGTCACGGCCTCAAGGACACCGCGACCGCTCTCGCCGGCTTCGGCGACGTGGTCGACACCGTCATCGACGCGGACGTCGACGCTGCGGCGTCGGCCGCCGGCCTGGTCTGA
- a CDS encoding FadR/GntR family transcriptional regulator, which yields MTRSPGAPALHGSVLDALGAAIAAGRLAPGSVLTLESIGQEYAVSRSVAREAVRVLESMGLIASRRRVGLTVRERGDWNVFDPQVIRWRLAGDDRIAQLLSLSELRLGVEPVAARLAATRATPEQSRALADAVRDMEIHGTSGALEEFLESDQRFHRTLLEASGNEMLASLGEMVAGVLEGRTHHDLMPHHPKPEAIALHDAVARAVRTGDPDGAERAMRAIIDESAQAMADLPE from the coding sequence ATGACCCGCTCCCCCGGTGCCCCTGCGCTGCACGGCTCAGTCCTCGACGCGCTCGGTGCTGCGATCGCGGCAGGCCGCCTGGCACCGGGCAGCGTGCTCACCCTGGAGTCGATCGGGCAGGAGTACGCCGTCTCCCGCAGCGTGGCCCGCGAAGCGGTCCGCGTGCTCGAGTCGATGGGGCTGATCGCCTCACGACGACGCGTCGGCCTGACCGTCCGCGAGCGGGGAGACTGGAACGTCTTCGACCCGCAGGTGATCCGCTGGCGCCTCGCGGGAGACGACCGGATCGCGCAGCTGCTCTCGCTCTCGGAGCTGCGCCTCGGCGTCGAGCCGGTGGCGGCCCGCCTCGCCGCGACCAGGGCGACCCCGGAGCAGAGCCGGGCACTCGCCGACGCGGTGCGCGACATGGAGATCCACGGCACGAGCGGCGCGCTGGAGGAGTTCCTCGAGAGCGACCAGCGCTTCCACCGGACCCTGCTCGAGGCCAGCGGCAACGAGATGCTCGCCTCGCTCGGCGAGATGGTCGCGGGCGTGCTCGAGGGGCGCACGCACCACGACCTGATGCCTCACCACCCGAAGCCGGAGGCGATCGCGCTCCACGACGCGGTGGCCCGCGCCGTCCGGACCGGTGACCCGGACGGCGCGGAGCGCGCGATGCGCGCGATCATCGACGAGTCCGCGCAGGCCATGGCCGACCTGCCCGAGTGA
- a CDS encoding homoserine dehydrogenase, with protein MNSPLKVAVLGCGSVGSQVVRLLQEQSDDLAARIGAPVELAGVAVRRLDAPREVELPDELLTTDALGLVTRGDIDLVVEVIGGIEPARSLILAALENGASVVTANKALLAEDGPTLFEAAEKAGRDLYFEAAVAGAIPILRPLRESLAGDKVTRVLGIVNGTTNFILDKMDTSGAGFADALSEAQELGYAEADPTADVEGFDAAAKAAILASLAFHTRVTAADVHREGISDVTAADVASAREMGSVVKLLAICELRDGAVSARVHPAMIPASHPLASVRGAYNAVFVESEAAGQLMFYGPGAGGSPTASAVLGDLVTVARNKLAGTRGAGESAYAARELLPMGETVTSYHVQLDVDDRAGVLAAVANAFADQGVSIQTVRQEGRGADAQLVVVSHPARDAQLAATVEHLRNMDIVREVTSVMRVEGAE; from the coding sequence GTGAACAGTCCGCTCAAGGTTGCCGTCCTCGGCTGTGGCTCCGTCGGTTCGCAGGTGGTCCGCCTGCTCCAGGAGCAGTCCGACGACCTCGCGGCGCGCATCGGTGCGCCCGTCGAGCTCGCCGGCGTGGCCGTCCGTCGCCTCGACGCCCCGCGCGAGGTCGAGCTCCCCGACGAGCTCCTGACGACGGACGCCCTCGGACTGGTCACGCGCGGCGACATCGACCTCGTGGTCGAGGTGATCGGCGGCATCGAGCCGGCCCGCTCCCTGATCCTGGCGGCGCTGGAGAACGGCGCCTCCGTCGTCACGGCCAACAAGGCCCTGCTCGCCGAGGACGGTCCGACGCTCTTCGAGGCCGCCGAGAAGGCCGGCCGCGACCTCTACTTCGAGGCGGCGGTCGCGGGCGCGATCCCGATCCTCCGTCCGCTGCGCGAGTCGCTCGCCGGTGACAAGGTCACCCGCGTGCTCGGCATCGTCAACGGCACCACCAACTTCATCCTCGACAAGATGGACACCTCCGGCGCCGGTTTCGCCGACGCGCTCTCCGAGGCGCAGGAGCTCGGCTACGCCGAGGCCGACCCGACCGCCGACGTCGAGGGGTTCGACGCGGCCGCCAAGGCTGCGATCCTCGCGTCGCTGGCGTTCCACACCCGCGTGACGGCTGCGGACGTGCACCGCGAGGGCATCTCGGACGTCACCGCGGCCGACGTCGCCTCGGCGCGCGAGATGGGCTCGGTCGTGAAGCTGCTGGCGATCTGCGAGCTGCGCGACGGTGCCGTCTCCGCGCGCGTCCACCCGGCGATGATCCCCGCCTCGCACCCGTTGGCATCGGTCCGTGGCGCCTACAACGCGGTCTTCGTCGAGTCCGAGGCCGCTGGCCAGCTGATGTTCTACGGCCCGGGTGCCGGTGGTTCACCGACGGCGTCGGCCGTCCTCGGTGACCTCGTCACCGTCGCCCGCAACAAGCTCGCGGGCACCCGCGGCGCCGGCGAGTCGGCGTACGCCGCCCGGGAGCTGCTGCCGATGGGCGAGACCGTGACCAGCTACCACGTGCAGCTCGACGTCGACGACCGTGCCGGCGTCCTGGCCGCGGTCGCCAACGCGTTCGCCGACCAGGGCGTGTCGATCCAGACCGTCCGTCAGGAGGGTCGCGGCGCGGACGCCCAGCTCGTGGTCGTCTCGCACCCCGCGCGCGATGCCCAGCTGGCCGCGACGGTGGAGCACCTCCGCAACATGGACATCGTGCGCGAGGTCACCTCGGTGATGCGCGTGGAAGGAGCCGAGTGA
- the lysA gene encoding diaminopimelate decarboxylase produces the protein MAGRVPPGDFAGTSPVWLRQPDDVNALVPVLWSRTARKDADGVLHVGGLAIPDLVADVNTPAYVLDEEDFRSRARAFRDGFAGYDVYYAGKAFLSVAVAKWVAEEGLCLDVCSNGELSIALRAGVDPQRIGYHGNNKTPMELRRAVAAGVGRIIVDSYAEIERLGEIVAELEVVQGVMVRVTAGVEAHTHEFIATAHEDQKFGFSISSGDAFRAAQAVIETPRLDLRGLHSHIGSQIFDTSGWEVAARRVLALHAEIGRELGHVMPEMDLGGGFGIAYTTQDDPADPADLARQITGIVERECAALQFPVPHLSIEPGRAIVGSSMCTVYTVGTVKQVTLDGGATRTYVSVDGGMSDNIRPALYDADYSCTLASRTSDAEPVLARVVGKHCESGDIVVKHEFLPGDIAPGDLVAVPGTGAYGRSMASNYNHALRPPVVAVKDGVARVIVRRETEDDLLATDLG, from the coding sequence ATGGCAGGCCGCGTCCCTCCCGGCGACTTCGCCGGCACCTCGCCCGTCTGGCTGCGCCAGCCCGACGACGTCAACGCCCTGGTCCCGGTGCTGTGGTCCAGGACCGCCCGCAAGGACGCCGACGGGGTGCTGCACGTCGGCGGACTCGCGATCCCGGACCTCGTCGCCGACGTCAACACCCCGGCGTACGTGCTCGACGAGGAGGACTTCCGCTCGCGGGCCCGTGCCTTCCGTGACGGCTTCGCCGGCTACGACGTCTACTACGCCGGCAAGGCGTTCCTGTCGGTCGCCGTCGCGAAGTGGGTCGCCGAGGAGGGCCTCTGTCTCGACGTCTGCTCCAACGGCGAGCTGAGCATCGCGCTGCGCGCCGGGGTCGACCCGCAGCGGATCGGCTACCACGGCAACAACAAGACCCCGATGGAGCTGCGCCGTGCGGTCGCGGCCGGTGTCGGGCGGATCATCGTCGACTCGTACGCCGAGATCGAGCGGCTCGGCGAGATCGTCGCCGAGCTGGAGGTCGTCCAGGGCGTCATGGTCCGCGTGACCGCGGGGGTCGAGGCGCACACCCACGAGTTCATCGCGACGGCGCACGAGGACCAGAAGTTCGGCTTCTCGATCTCCTCGGGCGACGCGTTCCGTGCCGCGCAGGCGGTCATCGAGACGCCGCGCCTGGACCTGCGCGGCCTGCACAGCCACATCGGCTCGCAGATCTTCGACACCTCCGGCTGGGAGGTGGCCGCCCGGCGCGTCCTCGCGCTCCACGCGGAGATCGGTCGCGAGCTCGGCCACGTCATGCCCGAGATGGACCTCGGCGGTGGCTTCGGCATCGCCTACACGACCCAGGACGACCCGGCCGACCCCGCCGACCTGGCCCGCCAGATCACCGGCATCGTCGAGCGCGAGTGCGCAGCCCTGCAGTTCCCGGTGCCGCACCTGTCGATCGAGCCCGGTCGTGCCATCGTCGGCTCGTCGATGTGCACCGTCTACACGGTCGGCACGGTCAAGCAGGTGACCCTGGACGGGGGAGCGACCCGCACGTACGTCTCGGTGGACGGCGGCATGAGCGACAACATCCGCCCCGCGCTCTACGACGCCGACTACTCGTGCACCCTCGCCTCGCGGACCTCCGACGCGGAGCCGGTCCTGGCCCGCGTCGTCGGCAAGCACTGCGAGTCGGGCGACATCGTGGTCAAGCACGAGTTCCTGCCGGGCGACATCGCCCCCGGAGACCTGGTCGCGGTGCCCGGCACCGGTGCCTACGGCCGCTCCATGGCGTCGAACTACAACCACGCGCTGCGCCCGCCGGTGGTCGCGGTCAAGGACGGCGTGGCCCGCGTCATCGTGCGGCGCGAGACCGAGGACGACCTGCTCGCGACCGACCTGGGCTGA
- a CDS encoding acyltransferase family protein, whose translation MTSALTTTPATARRSRLRGLDGLRFLAAAVVVGYHYTGIDRDYWGRPPSAVFPTLNHVTRYGYLGVELFFVISGFVILMTAWGRPLPGFVASRVARLYPAYWVAVGLTVLLQLVWAGGRQLGWFDNAMNLTMVQEGFGIDSVQGAFWTLWVELKFYLLAALVLLVGFTPRRVLAFAILWPVLSQTFRLAGWTFLENLFIAEFAPYFGVGMLLFLIHREGGTLLRWLGVAVTGLLCVEQTVRHAPLATRGVGVEISPVACAVVVVAMIASVWLVADGPLRHLDWRWLSVVGALTYPLYLVHGQFGFAVIDTLHGRLGAYAVVALAVGLSLGIAVGLHYLVERRWHDRLRDGVLRLLGG comes from the coding sequence GTGACCAGCGCCCTGACGACGACGCCCGCAACGGCACGCCGCTCCCGCCTTCGCGGACTCGACGGGCTCCGCTTCCTCGCGGCTGCGGTGGTGGTCGGCTACCACTACACCGGCATCGACCGGGACTACTGGGGGCGGCCGCCGTCGGCCGTCTTCCCCACGCTCAACCACGTGACCCGCTACGGGTACCTCGGCGTGGAGCTCTTCTTCGTCATCTCCGGCTTCGTCATCCTGATGACCGCGTGGGGCCGACCGCTCCCGGGGTTCGTGGCCTCCCGCGTCGCGCGGCTCTACCCGGCGTACTGGGTGGCGGTCGGGCTGACCGTCCTGCTCCAGCTGGTCTGGGCGGGCGGCCGCCAGCTCGGCTGGTTCGACAACGCGATGAACCTGACGATGGTGCAGGAGGGGTTCGGCATCGACTCGGTCCAGGGCGCCTTCTGGACGCTCTGGGTGGAGCTGAAGTTCTACCTCCTCGCCGCGCTCGTGCTGCTGGTCGGCTTCACGCCCCGACGGGTCCTCGCGTTTGCCATCCTCTGGCCGGTGCTCTCGCAGACCTTCCGGCTGGCCGGCTGGACCTTCCTCGAGAACCTCTTCATCGCCGAGTTCGCGCCCTACTTCGGCGTCGGGATGCTGCTCTTCCTCATCCACCGCGAGGGTGGCACCCTCCTGCGCTGGCTCGGCGTCGCCGTCACCGGACTGCTCTGCGTGGAGCAGACCGTCCGCCATGCACCGCTGGCCACCCGCGGGGTGGGCGTCGAGATCTCGCCCGTCGCCTGCGCGGTCGTCGTGGTCGCCATGATCGCGTCCGTCTGGCTCGTCGCCGACGGGCCACTGCGCCACCTCGACTGGCGCTGGCTCTCCGTGGTCGGCGCGCTGACCTACCCGCTCTACCTCGTCCACGGACAGTTCGGCTTCGCCGTCATCGACACGCTCCACGGGCGCCTGGGCGCGTACGCCGTCGTGGCGCTGGCGGTGGGCCTGTCGCTCGGCATCGCGGTCGGGCTGCACTACCTCGTCGAGCGGCGCTGGCACGACCGGCTGCGGGACGGCGTCCTGCGCCTGCTGGGCGGCTGA
- the rho gene encoding transcription termination factor Rho, translated as MTEAPEATPARKTKKPAGLNGMLIADLKAMANALAIPGANSMKKADLVAAIQGAGTPKGETSAPARQRAPRAEAPAAQDEQAPQGDQPADRAGSEGEQAEQAPSRNRRNRNRNRNAEEQAESAAHDGEAAEEKTTDQPEQGGRQQNQQGNQRQQGNQQARQQSPQQGQGNQGNQQGQQGQQGNQNQQGEDGDGTGNRRRRGRDRDRSARGRNEPDTTILEDDVLVPAAGILDVLDNYAFVRTSGYLPGPDDVYVSLSLVRKLGLRRGDAIVGQVRQPREGERKEKFNPMVRIDSVNGVDPETAKDRVVFEKLTPLHPTERLQVATDGGSPLGKAIDTAAPVGKGQRGLIVSPPKAGKTTVLQTMSSALTTNNPECHLMVVLIDERPEEVTDFQRSVKGEVIASTFDRPASDHTIVAELAIERAKRLVELGHDVVVLLDGITRLGRAYNLAIPPSGRLLSGGVDAAALYPPKKFFGAARNIENGGSLTILATALVESGSKTDEVILEEFAGTANMELRLRQAGEGEAFPAVDVAASGTRHRELLQPL; from the coding sequence GTGACCGAAGCACCCGAAGCCACGCCGGCCAGGAAGACCAAGAAGCCTGCCGGCCTGAACGGCATGCTGATCGCCGACCTCAAGGCGATGGCCAACGCCCTCGCCATTCCCGGCGCCAACTCGATGAAGAAGGCTGACCTCGTCGCCGCCATCCAGGGCGCCGGTACGCCGAAGGGTGAGACCTCCGCGCCCGCCCGGCAGCGTGCTCCCCGGGCCGAAGCACCCGCCGCGCAGGATGAGCAGGCCCCGCAGGGCGACCAGCCGGCCGACCGGGCGGGTTCCGAGGGCGAGCAGGCGGAGCAGGCGCCGAGCCGCAACCGCCGCAACCGGAACCGCAACCGCAACGCCGAGGAGCAGGCCGAGAGTGCTGCCCACGACGGCGAGGCCGCGGAGGAGAAGACCACCGACCAGCCCGAGCAGGGCGGCCGACAGCAGAACCAGCAGGGCAACCAGCGCCAGCAGGGCAACCAGCAGGCGCGCCAGCAGAGCCCGCAGCAGGGCCAGGGCAACCAGGGCAACCAGCAGGGGCAGCAGGGGCAGCAGGGCAACCAGAACCAGCAGGGCGAGGACGGCGACGGCACCGGCAACCGTCGCCGACGCGGCCGCGACCGTGACCGCAGCGCGCGCGGCCGCAACGAGCCGGACACGACGATCCTCGAGGACGACGTCCTCGTGCCGGCGGCGGGCATCCTCGACGTGCTCGACAACTACGCCTTCGTCCGTACCAGCGGCTACCTGCCCGGCCCCGACGACGTCTACGTGAGCCTGAGCCTGGTCCGCAAGCTCGGCCTGCGTCGAGGTGACGCGATCGTCGGCCAGGTGCGCCAGCCCCGCGAGGGCGAGCGCAAGGAGAAGTTCAACCCGATGGTCCGGATCGACTCGGTCAACGGCGTGGACCCGGAGACCGCCAAGGACCGCGTCGTCTTCGAGAAGCTGACGCCGCTCCACCCGACCGAGCGCCTGCAGGTCGCGACCGACGGCGGTAGCCCGCTCGGCAAGGCGATCGACACGGCCGCCCCGGTCGGCAAGGGCCAGCGCGGCCTCATCGTGAGCCCGCCGAAGGCCGGCAAGACCACGGTCCTGCAGACGATGTCGTCGGCACTCACGACCAACAACCCGGAGTGCCACCTGATGGTCGTGCTCATCGACGAGCGCCCGGAGGAGGTCACCGACTTCCAGCGCAGCGTCAAGGGCGAGGTCATCGCGAGCACGTTCGACCGCCCGGCGAGCGACCACACGATCGTCGCGGAGCTGGCGATCGAGCGGGCCAAGCGCCTGGTCGAGCTCGGCCACGACGTGGTCGTCCTGCTCGACGGCATCACGCGGCTGGGCCGTGCCTACAACCTGGCCATCCCGCCGTCGGGCCGCCTGCTGTCGGGCGGTGTCGACGCTGCTGCACTCTACCCGCCCAAGAAGTTCTTCGGTGCGGCGCGCAACATCGAGAACGGCGGCTCGCTGACCATCCTCGCCACCGCGCTGGTCGAGTCGGGCTCCAAGACCGACGAGGTCATCCTCGAGGAGTTCGCGGGCACCGCGAACATGGAGCTGCGCCTGCGCCAGGCCGGCGAGGGGGAGGCGTTCCCCGCCGTCGACGTCGCGGCCTCGGGCACGCGGCACCGCGAGCTGCTGCAGCCCCTCTGA
- the argS gene encoding arginine--tRNA ligase, with protein sequence MTPEQLSATIVDVLQALVTDGALALPDGVPATVNVERPRQKEHGDYATNVALQLAKKAGTNPRALAELVKAGLEASDGIKQVEIAGPGFLNIHVEAGAQGEVAAAIVAAGAAYGRLETLAGKKINVEFISANPTGPLHLGHTRWAVLGDAIARVLAAAGADVTREFYINDRGVQMNNFASSIIASALGLEKPEDGYAGDYIDDLAKAVEAAQPGIFQIEDEAERLAAVRKVGYALQLKEQQDQLDSFNTHFDVWFSELSLHEEGQEDGGVPHTLKKLEALGHVFEDGGALWMRTTDFGDDKDRVLIKSDGELTYFASDTAYYLNKRARGFDHCIYLLGADHHGYVGRLKAMAACVGDDPEKTLDVMIGQLVKILRDGEELKLSKRAGTIVTLNELAEEIGVDALRYSLARYPADSPLVLDVAEITKASNDNPVYYVQYAHARTCRMIANAGDLGMSLDEARAAFDPALLDHERDGELLRALAAYPGVVASAADLREPHRVARYLEDTASTFNKWYDTKECRMLPQGDEPVGPANNARLVLVHAMQTVLRNGLDLLGVSAPERM encoded by the coding sequence GTGACTCCTGAGCAGCTCTCCGCCACGATCGTCGACGTCCTCCAGGCCCTCGTGACCGACGGCGCCCTCGCCCTGCCCGACGGCGTTCCCGCGACCGTGAACGTCGAGCGTCCGCGCCAGAAGGAGCACGGTGACTACGCCACCAACGTGGCGCTGCAGCTGGCCAAGAAGGCCGGTACCAACCCGCGCGCGCTGGCCGAGCTGGTCAAGGCCGGCCTGGAGGCCTCCGACGGCATCAAGCAGGTCGAGATCGCCGGGCCGGGCTTCCTCAACATCCATGTCGAGGCCGGTGCCCAGGGTGAGGTGGCCGCCGCCATCGTCGCCGCGGGTGCGGCGTACGGCCGCCTCGAGACGCTCGCCGGCAAGAAGATCAACGTCGAGTTCATCTCCGCCAACCCGACCGGACCGCTGCACCTGGGCCACACGCGCTGGGCGGTGCTCGGCGACGCGATCGCCCGCGTGCTCGCGGCTGCGGGTGCCGACGTGACGCGCGAGTTCTACATCAACGACCGCGGTGTCCAGATGAACAACTTCGCGAGCTCGATCATCGCCTCGGCGCTGGGGCTGGAGAAGCCGGAGGACGGCTACGCCGGCGACTACATCGACGACCTCGCGAAGGCCGTCGAGGCCGCCCAGCCGGGCATCTTCCAGATCGAGGACGAGGCCGAGCGCCTCGCGGCTGTGCGGAAGGTCGGCTACGCGCTGCAGCTCAAGGAGCAGCAGGACCAGCTCGACTCCTTCAACACCCACTTCGATGTCTGGTTCAGCGAGCTGAGCCTGCACGAGGAGGGCCAGGAGGACGGCGGCGTCCCCCACACGCTCAAGAAGCTCGAAGCGCTCGGCCACGTCTTCGAGGACGGCGGCGCCCTCTGGATGCGCACGACCGACTTCGGCGACGACAAGGACCGCGTCCTCATCAAGAGCGACGGCGAGCTGACCTACTTCGCCTCCGACACGGCGTACTACCTCAACAAGCGGGCGCGCGGCTTCGACCACTGCATCTACCTGCTCGGCGCCGACCACCACGGCTACGTGGGCCGGCTGAAGGCCATGGCGGCCTGCGTCGGCGACGACCCGGAGAAGACGCTGGACGTCATGATCGGGCAGCTCGTGAAGATCCTGCGCGACGGAGAGGAGCTCAAGCTCTCCAAGCGTGCCGGCACGATCGTCACGCTCAACGAGCTCGCCGAGGAGATCGGCGTCGATGCCCTGCGCTACTCGCTGGCCCGCTACCCGGCCGACAGCCCGCTGGTGCTCGACGTCGCCGAGATCACCAAGGCCTCCAACGACAACCCGGTCTACTACGTCCAGTACGCCCACGCGCGCACCTGCCGGATGATCGCCAACGCCGGTGACCTCGGCATGTCGCTGGACGAGGCGAGGGCGGCGTTCGACCCTGCGCTGCTCGACCACGAGCGTGACGGGGAGCTGCTGCGCGCGCTCGCCGCCTACCCGGGGGTCGTCGCCAGCGCCGCCGACCTGCGTGAGCCGCACCGCGTCGCGCGGTACCTCGAGGACACCGCGTCGACCTTCAACAAGTGGTACGACACCAAGGAGTGCCGCATGCTCCCGCAGGGCGACGAGCCGGTCGGCCCGGCCAACAACGCCCGCCTGGTGCTCGTGCACGCCATGCAGACCGTGCTGCGCAACGGCCTCGACCTGCTCGGCGTCTCGGCGCCCGAGCGCATGTGA
- the thrB gene encoding homoserine kinase codes for MALVTGTVRVSVPATSANLGPGFDALGLALTMRDRLTATLLDGGLEIEVTGAGADEVPRDSSHLVVRCINRALHELGEEPVGLPDSAHGLRLTCDNVIPHSRGLGSSSAAIVAGLALGRALVVGGDLLMNDDALFALAAEIEGHPDNVAPAAYGGFVIAGHEGDTFYAAESAVDPSISAVVFVPSTPVETKVARGLLPATVPHADAAANAGRAALLVAALAGQPSLLLWATRDWLHQDYREPAMPESVALVRALRADGHAAIISGAGPTVLAFAASKGDRQALVARTPEGWVSYPLDVDHEGVVVS; via the coding sequence ATGGCCCTCGTCACCGGCACCGTCCGGGTCAGCGTCCCCGCGACCTCGGCCAACCTCGGCCCCGGCTTCGACGCGCTCGGCCTCGCGCTCACCATGCGTGACCGCCTGACAGCGACGCTGCTCGACGGCGGCCTCGAGATCGAGGTCACCGGTGCGGGTGCCGACGAGGTCCCGCGCGACTCGTCGCACCTGGTCGTCCGGTGCATCAACCGTGCGCTGCACGAGCTCGGCGAGGAGCCGGTCGGCCTGCCGGACTCGGCCCACGGCCTTCGGCTGACCTGCGACAACGTCATCCCGCACTCGCGGGGGCTCGGGTCCTCGTCGGCGGCGATCGTGGCCGGTCTCGCCCTCGGTCGTGCCCTGGTCGTCGGCGGCGACCTGCTGATGAACGACGACGCGCTCTTCGCCCTCGCTGCCGAGATCGAGGGGCACCCCGACAACGTCGCCCCCGCGGCGTACGGCGGGTTCGTGATCGCGGGTCATGAGGGTGACACCTTCTATGCGGCCGAGTCGGCCGTCGACCCGTCGATCTCCGCGGTCGTCTTCGTGCCGTCGACCCCGGTCGAGACCAAGGTGGCCCGCGGCCTGCTGCCCGCGACCGTGCCGCATGCCGACGCTGCCGCCAACGCCGGCCGTGCCGCGCTCCTCGTCGCTGCCCTCGCCGGTCAGCCGTCGCTGCTGCTGTGGGCGACGCGCGACTGGCTGCACCAGGACTACCGCGAGCCGGCGATGCCGGAGTCGGTGGCGCTGGTGCGGGCGCTGCGTGCCGACGGCCATGCCGCGATCATCTCCGGCGCCGGTCCGACGGTGCTCGCGTTCGCTGCCTCGAAGGGGGACCGCCAGGCCCTCGTCGCCCGCACCCCGGAGGGCTGGGTCTCCTACCCGCTCGACGTCGACCACGAGGGTGTCGTCGTCTCCTGA